One window of the Microtus ochrogaster isolate Prairie Vole_2 chromosome 10, MicOch1.0, whole genome shotgun sequence genome contains the following:
- the Lypla2 gene encoding acyl-protein thioesterase 2 — protein sequence MCGNTMSVPLLTDAATVSGAERETAAVIFLHGLGDTGHSWADALSTIRLPHVKYICPHAPRIPVTLNMKMVMPSWFDLMGLSPDAPEDEVGIKKAAENIKALIEHEMKNGIPANRIVLGGFSQGGALSLYTALTCPHPLAGIVALSCWLPLHRNFPQAANGSAKDLAILQCHGEQDPMVPVRFGALTAEKLRSVVTPARVQFKTYPGVMHNSCPQEMAAVKEFLEKLLPPV from the exons ATGTGTGGTAACACCATGTCTGTGCCCCTGCTCACCGACGCTGCCACCGTGTCTGGAGCTGAGCGGGAAACGGCCGCG GTTATTTTTTTACATGGACTTGGAGACACAGG GCACAGCTGGGCTGACGCCCTCTCCACCATCCGGCTCCCTCATGTCAAGTACATCTGTCCCCATGC GCCCAGGATCCCTGTGACACTCAACATGAAGATGGTGATGCCGTCCTG GTTTGACCTGATGGGGCTGAGTCCAGATGCCCCAGAGGATGAAGTTGGTATCAAGAAGGCAGCAGAGAACA TCAAAGCTTTGATTGAACATGAGATGAAGAACGGGATCCCTGCCAATCGAATCGTCCTGGGTGGCTTTTCGCAG GGCGGGGCCCTGTCCCTCTACACAGCCCTTACCTGCCCCCACCCTCTGGCTGGCATTGTGGCATTGAGCTGTTGGCTGCCTCTGCATCGGAACTTTCCCCAA GCAGCCAATGGCAGTGCCAAGGACCTGGCCATCCTCCAATGCCATGGGGAGCAGGATCCCATGGTACCTGTTCGGTTTGGGGCCCTGACAGCTGAGAAGCTCCGGTCTGTCGTCACACCTGCCAGGGTCCAGTTCAAGACATACCCGGGTGTCATGCACAACTCCTGTCCTCAG GAGATGGCAGCtgtaaaggaatttctggagaaGCTTCTGCCTCCAGTCTAA
- the Gale gene encoding UDP-glucose 4-epimerase has product MAEKVLVTGGAGYIGSHTVLELLEAGYSPVVIDNFHNAIRGGDSMPESLRRVQELTGRSVEFEEMDILDQAALQHLFKKHSFKAVIHFAGLKAVGESVQKPLDYYRVNLTGTIQLLEIMRAHGVKNLVFSSSATVYGNPQYLPLDEAHPTGGCTNPYGKSKFFIEEMIRDLCRADSAWNAVLLRYFNPTGAHASGRIGEDPQGIPNNLMPYVSQVAVGRREALNVFGDDYATEDGTGVRDYIHVVDLAKGHIAALKKLKEQCGCRIYNLGTGTGYSVLQMVQAMEKASGRKIPYKVVARREGDVAACYANPSLAQEELGWTAALGLDRMCEDLWRWQKQNPAGFGAQA; this is encoded by the exons ATGGCGGAGAAGGTGCTGGTCACAGGTGGGGCTGGCTACATTGGCAGCCATACAGTCCTGGAGCTGCTGGAGGCAGGCTACTCACCCGTGGTCATCGACAACTTCCATAATGCCATTCGTG GAGGGGACTCCATGCCTGAGAGCCTGCGGCGGGTCCAAGAACTGACAGGCCGCTCTGTGGAGTTTGAGGAGATGGACATCTTGGACCAGGCAGCCCTACAGCACCTCTTTAAGAAG CACAGCTTTAAGGCCGTCATCCACTTTGCTGGGCTCAAGGCTGTGGGCGAGTCAGTGCAGAAACCTCTGGATTATTATAGAGTTAACCTAACAGGGACCATCCAGCTTTTAGAG ATCATGAGGGCCCACGGAGTGAAGAACCTGGTGTTCAGCAGCTCAGCCACCGTCTATGGGAACCCCCAGTACCTGCCTCTGGACGAGGCCCACCCAACCGGGGGCTGTACCAACCCCTACGGGAAGTCCAAGTTCTTCATTGAGGAGATGATCCGGGACCTGTGCAGGGCAGACTCG GCCTGGAACGCAGTGCTGCTTCGGTACTTCAACCCTACGGGCGCCCACGCCTCGGGCCGCATCGGCGAGGATCCCCAGGGCATCCCCAACAACCTCATGCCCTATGTCTCCCAG GTGGCAGTTGGGCGACGAGAGGCTCTGAATGTCTTTGGTGATGACTATGCCACGGAGGATGGGACAG GTGTAAGGGACTACATTCACGTGGTGGATCTGGCAAAGGGCCACATAGCAGCCTTGAAGAAGCTGAAGGAGCAATGTGGTTGCCGG ATCTACAACCTGGGCACAGGCACAGGCTACTCTGTCCTGCAGATGGTCCAAGCCATGGAGAAGGCTTCGGGGAGGAAG ATTCCGTACAAGGTGGTGGCACGGCGGGAAGGTGACGTGGCAGCCTGTTATGCCAACCCCAGCCTAGCCCAAGAGGAGCTGGGCTGGACAGCAGCCTTGGGGCTGGACAGGATGT GTGAAGATCTGTGGCGCTGGCAGAAGCAGAACCCGGCAGGCTTTGGGGCACAGGCTTGA